From Cellulosimicrobium sp. ES-005, one genomic window encodes:
- a CDS encoding Rv2578c family radical SAM protein: MRWDGQALGADDGALPGLERAGLVRSVRTPDFAGITFHEVTAKSALSKVPAMSRMPFRWTVNPYRGCSHACSYCLAPSTPVLLADGTQRPIGELRVGDEIVGTAPHGAYRRYVRTRVLDRWTTRKRAYRVTLADGTRLVASGDHRFLTERGWRHVVGGAGRRAHLALGDVLVGPGAAALAGGRVALEGRDVTGDEALRVDSLEALDGPGEETELVDITTGTRDFVAAGVVSHNCFARPTHQYLDLDAGDDFDREVVVKVNVDEVLRAELARASWGREPVALGTNTDPYQRAEGRYRLMPGIIDALAGSGTPLSVLTKGTLLRRDLPLLADAASRVEVGIGVSLALLDPTLQASVEPGTPSPRARLDLIRAVREAGLPCGVMVAPVLPWLTDSTRALTDLLDAVKDAGATGVTVLPLHLKPGTREWYLGWLAREHPQLVPGYERVYARGAYASKAYRSWLWDRVRPMLEARGFSVSGHRGPAGVEGRYRRGELGGLGDGHRDPGPPTDGAYPRGSLAGSPQESDGRGHGGALAGMPVDGGGLDVVGGGVEQVLF, translated from the coding sequence GTGAGGTGGGACGGACAAGCGCTCGGCGCGGACGACGGCGCTCTCCCGGGGCTGGAGCGGGCGGGCCTCGTGCGCAGCGTGCGCACGCCCGACTTCGCGGGCATCACGTTCCACGAGGTGACGGCCAAGAGCGCGCTGTCGAAGGTCCCGGCGATGTCGCGCATGCCGTTCCGCTGGACGGTCAACCCGTACCGCGGGTGCAGCCACGCCTGCTCCTACTGCCTCGCGCCGTCCACCCCGGTGCTGCTCGCCGACGGCACGCAGCGACCGATCGGCGAGCTGCGGGTCGGCGACGAGATCGTGGGGACCGCGCCGCACGGCGCCTACCGGCGCTACGTGCGCACGCGCGTGCTCGACCGCTGGACCACCCGCAAGCGCGCGTACCGCGTGACCCTCGCGGACGGCACGCGCCTCGTCGCGAGCGGTGACCACCGGTTCCTCACCGAACGGGGCTGGCGCCATGTCGTCGGCGGGGCCGGGCGCCGCGCCCACCTGGCGCTGGGCGACGTCCTCGTCGGCCCGGGGGCGGCCGCGCTCGCGGGCGGCCGGGTCGCGCTCGAGGGCCGGGACGTCACGGGCGACGAGGCGCTGCGCGTCGACTCGCTCGAGGCGCTCGACGGGCCGGGGGAGGAGACCGAGCTCGTCGACATCACCACCGGGACGCGGGACTTCGTCGCCGCCGGGGTCGTGAGCCACAACTGCTTCGCCCGGCCCACCCACCAGTACCTCGACCTCGACGCGGGCGACGACTTCGACCGCGAGGTCGTGGTCAAGGTGAACGTCGACGAGGTGCTGCGCGCCGAGCTCGCCCGCGCGTCGTGGGGCCGCGAGCCCGTCGCGCTCGGCACGAACACGGACCCCTACCAGCGGGCCGAGGGGCGCTACCGCCTCATGCCGGGCATCATCGACGCGCTCGCGGGCTCCGGCACGCCCCTGTCGGTCCTCACCAAGGGCACGCTCCTGCGCCGCGACCTGCCGCTCCTCGCCGACGCCGCCTCGCGCGTCGAGGTCGGGATCGGCGTCTCGCTCGCGCTGCTGGACCCGACGCTCCAGGCGAGCGTCGAGCCGGGCACGCCCTCACCGCGCGCCCGCCTCGACCTGATCCGCGCCGTCCGCGAGGCGGGCCTGCCGTGCGGCGTCATGGTCGCGCCCGTGCTGCCGTGGCTCACCGACTCCACGCGCGCGCTGACAGACCTGCTCGACGCCGTGAAGGACGCCGGGGCCACGGGGGTCACCGTGCTGCCGCTGCACCTCAAGCCCGGGACGCGCGAGTGGTACCTCGGTTGGCTCGCGCGGGAGCACCCGCAGCTCGTCCCCGGCTACGAGCGGGTCTACGCCCGTGGCGCGTACGCCTCGAAGGCGTACCGCTCGTGGCTGTGGGACCGCGTGCGCCCGATGCTCGAGGCGCGCGGCTTCTCGGTGTCCGGCCACCGCGGTCCCGCGGGCGTCGAGGGGCGGTACCGCCGGGGCGAGCTCGGCGGTCTCGGGGACGGTCACCGCGACCCGGGGCCGCCGACGGACGGCGCCTACCCGAGGGGGAGCCTCGCCGGGTCGCCTCAGGAATCGGACGGGCGCGGCCACGGCGGCGCGCTCGCGGGCATGCCGGTCGACGGCGGGGGTCTGGACGTCGTCGGCGGGGGAGTGGAGCAGGTCCTGTTCTGA
- a CDS encoding ECF transporter S component, with protein MAEPRTTPQQATPTAAAPTDQPPTGSAGVPADLSAGGVPGLAVRPTGRPARRRGLTLHETVLVAVLGVVFGFVYWAFVQLWAPLQLAMGPLADLAANVLAGAWIVVGPLATYIVRKPGVGILAETLAALVEVVFLASPAGPLLLVVGLVQGVGAELPFALTRYRRFGWWVFVASGVSAALVTFAFNAVRFGWIGQDYAMLRLGIQVVSCVVLCGLAARLLGDALARTGTLDAFAIGAARRG; from the coding sequence ATGGCCGAGCCCCGCACCACCCCGCAGCAGGCGACCCCGACCGCCGCCGCACCCACCGACCAGCCGCCCACCGGATCGGCCGGCGTGCCGGCCGACCTGTCGGCCGGCGGGGTGCCCGGTCTCGCGGTCCGCCCGACCGGGCGCCCCGCACGGCGCCGCGGGCTGACGCTCCACGAGACGGTGCTCGTCGCCGTCCTCGGCGTCGTCTTCGGGTTCGTGTACTGGGCGTTCGTCCAGCTCTGGGCCCCGCTCCAGCTCGCGATGGGCCCCCTCGCGGACCTCGCCGCGAACGTCCTCGCGGGCGCGTGGATCGTCGTCGGCCCGCTCGCCACGTACATCGTGCGCAAGCCGGGGGTCGGCATCCTTGCCGAGACCCTCGCCGCGCTCGTCGAGGTCGTCTTCCTCGCGTCCCCCGCGGGGCCGCTGCTGCTCGTCGTGGGCCTGGTCCAGGGCGTCGGCGCCGAGCTGCCGTTCGCGCTCACGCGCTACCGCCGGTTCGGATGGTGGGTCTTCGTCGCGTCGGGCGTGAGCGCGGCCCTCGTCACGTTCGCCTTCAACGCCGTGCGCTTCGGCTGGATCGGTCAGGACTACGCGATGCTCCGGCTCGGGATCCAGGTCGTGTCGTGCGTCGTGCTGTGCGGCCTCGCGGCCCGCCTCCTCGGCGACGCGCTCGCCCGCACGGGCACCCTCGACGCGTTCGCGATCGGCGCGGCCCGCCGTGGGTGA
- a CDS encoding ATP-binding cassette domain-containing protein, with protein sequence MADVTAHARDAVTAADVTVHLGHHGTRVLDGVDVTVPAGTSLLVLGPSGCGKSTLLRALVGVVPHTLPGVVLGGLRVTGADPREVPPPVLAARVGLVQQRPGDQLCLARVDEELRFALENRGADPRTTDARATAALAAVGAAHLHDRATHALSGGEAQRVAVAAALVAEPELLVLDEPTALLDPAAAHDVGALVAGLARRPGPDGGDDAAPRHRSVVLVEHRLDDLGALPDATLVLGRDGRVVAHGPTDRVLREHAHDLSGLGCWLPLAVRLEQAGAPGALGSPETDDWLVDLVRSSPSRSTTTDRPPSGTARPVALRARGLSVRRSGLRAGRSRSDDPAVVRGVDLDVRAGEVLAVVGPNGGGKSTLLRGLAGLERTTGEVATATGEPVAMVFQDPEHQLVARTVREEVAWSARLARVDDVKARVARTLAAFGLAHLADANPYRLSGGEQRRLSLATATVLDPPVLLADEPTFGLDRAQAATVAHVLRGRADAGGAVVVVSHDLSLVAALADQVAVVVDGTLATVAEPSAVLADDALCALAGLRRPPLLDWWARVGRGRGVDPGALVRALDAAFDARHDVVPGADPGTARLAPTAAVAAEVAP encoded by the coding sequence GTGGCTGACGTGACCGCGCACGCGCGCGACGCTGTCACCGCCGCCGACGTGACCGTGCACCTCGGGCACCATGGCACCCGGGTGCTCGACGGCGTCGACGTCACCGTCCCGGCCGGGACGAGCCTGCTGGTCCTCGGCCCGTCCGGGTGCGGGAAGTCGACCCTCCTGCGCGCGCTGGTCGGTGTCGTCCCGCACACCCTCCCGGGCGTCGTCCTGGGCGGCCTCCGCGTGACCGGCGCCGACCCGCGCGAGGTGCCACCGCCCGTGCTCGCCGCCCGCGTGGGCCTCGTCCAGCAGCGGCCCGGCGACCAGCTCTGCCTGGCGCGCGTGGACGAGGAGCTGCGGTTCGCGCTCGAGAACCGTGGCGCCGACCCCCGCACCACGGACGCCCGCGCGACCGCGGCGCTCGCCGCCGTCGGCGCCGCGCACCTGCACGACCGCGCGACCCACGCGCTGTCGGGCGGCGAGGCGCAGCGCGTCGCGGTCGCCGCGGCGCTCGTCGCCGAGCCGGAGCTCCTCGTCCTCGACGAGCCCACCGCGCTGCTGGACCCCGCCGCCGCCCACGACGTCGGGGCCCTCGTCGCCGGCCTCGCGCGCCGCCCCGGACCCGACGGCGGCGACGACGCCGCGCCGCGGCACCGCTCGGTCGTGCTCGTCGAGCACCGCCTGGACGACCTGGGCGCGCTGCCGGACGCGACCCTGGTCCTCGGGCGCGACGGCAGGGTCGTCGCGCACGGCCCCACCGACCGCGTCCTGCGCGAGCACGCGCACGACCTCTCCGGGCTGGGGTGCTGGCTACCCCTCGCCGTCCGCCTCGAGCAGGCGGGCGCGCCCGGGGCGCTCGGCTCCCCCGAGACGGACGACTGGCTGGTCGACCTCGTGCGGTCCTCGCCGTCGCGCTCGACGACCACGGACCGGCCCCCGTCCGGCACGGCGCGACCGGTCGCGCTCCGGGCGCGCGGTCTCTCCGTCCGCCGCAGCGGACTCCGCGCCGGGCGGTCCCGGAGCGACGACCCGGCCGTCGTGCGCGGTGTGGACCTGGACGTCCGCGCGGGCGAGGTGCTCGCCGTCGTCGGTCCCAACGGGGGCGGCAAGTCAACGCTCCTGCGCGGCCTGGCCGGGCTCGAGCGCACCACGGGCGAGGTGGCGACCGCGACGGGCGAGCCCGTCGCGATGGTGTTCCAGGACCCCGAGCACCAGCTCGTCGCCCGCACGGTGCGCGAGGAGGTCGCCTGGTCGGCCCGGCTCGCCCGCGTCGACGACGTCAAGGCGCGCGTGGCCCGGACCCTCGCCGCGTTCGGGCTCGCGCACCTCGCCGACGCGAACCCGTACCGGCTCTCGGGCGGCGAGCAGCGGCGCCTGTCCCTGGCGACCGCGACCGTCCTGGACCCGCCGGTCCTCCTCGCCGACGAGCCCACGTTCGGGCTGGACCGGGCCCAGGCCGCCACGGTCGCCCACGTGCTGCGGGGGCGCGCCGACGCGGGCGGCGCCGTGGTCGTCGTCTCGCACGACCTCTCGCTCGTCGCGGCGCTCGCCGACCAGGTCGCCGTGGTCGTGGACGGCACGCTCGCCACGGTCGCGGAGCCGTCGGCGGTCCTCGCCGACGACGCGCTGTGCGCGCTGGCGGGCCTGCGCCGACCCCCGCTGCTCGACTGGTGGGCGCGCGTAGGCCGCGGTCGCGGCGTCGACCCGGGGGCGCTCGTCCGCGCGCTCGACGCGGCGTTCGACGCCCGGCACGACGTCGTGCCGGGCGCCGATCCCGGGACGGCGAGACTCGCGCCCACGGCCGCGGTCGCCGCGGAGGTCGCCCCGTGA
- a CDS encoding energy-coupling factor transporter transmembrane component T produces MTGPRPTALERWNPTVKLATVLVVSTAALLVTDPVTPTIGWVLTVTALLTLGRVPVRTLALAHVPFAVFATSLLVVNVATRPGGDAVPLGPLTVGADGLTIGAALALRTLLVGALSLALVLTTDPVRLMTSLHQHARLPATWTFAVLAAHRLLVELPDAWHTIRCAQAVRDPRRRRGTLPRSPRSLGAAAFALLVGAVRRSERLTVALESRGLGSGPRTSSRPVPLGVPDVVAAGAVLAVAGAVVAAGVLGGWVTGIGALTA; encoded by the coding sequence GTGACCGGCCCCCGCCCGACCGCGCTCGAACGCTGGAACCCGACGGTCAAGCTCGCGACGGTGCTCGTCGTCTCGACGGCCGCACTCCTCGTCACCGACCCGGTGACCCCGACGATCGGCTGGGTGCTCACCGTCACCGCGCTGCTGACGCTCGGACGCGTCCCCGTGCGGACCCTCGCGCTCGCCCACGTCCCGTTCGCGGTGTTCGCGACGAGCCTCCTGGTCGTCAACGTCGCCACCCGGCCCGGGGGCGACGCCGTCCCGCTGGGTCCGCTCACCGTCGGCGCGGACGGGCTGACGATCGGCGCGGCGCTCGCGCTGCGCACCCTGCTCGTCGGCGCGCTGTCCCTCGCGCTCGTCCTCACGACCGACCCCGTCCGCCTCATGACGAGCCTGCACCAGCACGCGCGCCTGCCCGCGACCTGGACGTTCGCGGTGCTCGCCGCGCACCGGCTCCTCGTCGAGCTCCCCGACGCGTGGCACACGATCCGCTGCGCCCAGGCGGTCCGCGACCCCCGGCGGCGCCGGGGCACGCTCCCTCGGTCGCCGCGGTCGCTCGGTGCGGCCGCCTTCGCGCTCCTCGTCGGCGCGGTGCGCCGGTCCGAGCGGCTCACGGTCGCGCTCGAGTCGCGCGGGCTGGGTTCCGGACCCCGGACGTCCTCACGGCCCGTCCCGCTCGGCGTGCCCGACGTCGTCGCGGCAGGCGCCGTCCTGGCCGTCGCCGGCGCGGTGGTCGCGGCGGGCGTCCTCGGGGGGTGGGTGACCGGGATCGGCGCGCTCACTGCCTGA
- a CDS encoding M23 family metallopeptidase yields the protein MADAVELALPFAGTWLVQNSPARRVPSHGTHLFATTYAIDFVAVRGRRTADVRDWRTALGTEPPERFLGFGLPVLAPGTGTVVAAHDGERDHEARRSPLALLGYALTQASRARAGGAALAGNHVVLALDVPGVFVVLAHLRRGSVEVRPGQRVGPGDVVGRCGNSGNSTQPHVHVQAMDGPDAHVARGVPLAFRSYREHGRDGGVRAVALGVPGEGTVVEPA from the coding sequence GTGGCGGACGCGGTCGAGCTCGCCCTGCCGTTCGCGGGCACGTGGCTCGTGCAGAACAGCCCGGCGCGGCGCGTCCCGAGCCACGGGACGCACCTGTTCGCCACGACCTACGCGATCGACTTCGTCGCGGTCCGCGGCCGCCGCACCGCGGACGTGCGCGACTGGCGCACCGCGCTCGGCACCGAGCCGCCTGAACGGTTCCTCGGCTTCGGCCTGCCCGTCCTCGCGCCCGGCACGGGCACGGTCGTCGCGGCGCACGACGGCGAGCGCGACCACGAGGCCCGGCGCTCGCCGCTCGCGCTGCTCGGGTACGCGCTCACGCAGGCGTCCCGGGCGCGTGCCGGCGGCGCGGCGCTCGCGGGCAACCACGTGGTGCTCGCGCTCGACGTCCCGGGCGTGTTCGTGGTCCTGGCCCACCTGCGTCGCGGGTCGGTCGAGGTGCGCCCCGGGCAGCGGGTGGGGCCGGGCGACGTGGTGGGTCGGTGCGGGAACTCGGGGAACTCGACGCAGCCGCACGTGCACGTGCAGGCCATGGACGGGCCCGACGCGCACGTCGCGCGCGGCGTGCCGCTCGCGTTCCGCTCCTATCGCGAGCACGGGCGTGACGGCGGCGTCCGTGCGGTCGCGCTCGGGGTCCCGGGCGAGGGGACGGTCGTCGAGCCCGCGTGA
- the hisS gene encoding histidine--tRNA ligase: MARPTPLSGFPEWLPDGRIVEQHVLDTLRRVFELHGFGGIETRAVEPLDQLLRKGETSKEVYVLRRLQEEAGDADDTRRDKGDKQLGLHFDLTVPFARYVLENAGHLAFPFKRYQIQKVWRGERPQDGRFREFTQADIDVVGAGELPYHYEVELPLVMAEALGALRDIGVPEVRVLVNNRRVAEGFYRGLGIDAVDEVLRQIDKLDKIGPEKVAGLLVAEAGTTPEQAEACLALAAISGSDTGVVDRVRALAAEHGVVSDLLETGLGELGALVEAASVRAPGVVVADLKIARGLDYYTGSVYETVLVGHEQLGSICSGGRYDTLASDGANTYPGVGLSIGVSRLVSRLLSAGLVRATRSVPSAVVVAVTSEETRGASDAIATALRSRGVPVEVAPAAAKFGKQIRYADRRGIPFVWFPGRAEEDGTRSPDQVKDIRSGEQVDADAATWAPPAEDLHPRVVPAGG, translated from the coding sequence ATGGCCAGGCCCACACCCCTCTCCGGTTTCCCCGAATGGCTCCCCGACGGTCGGATCGTCGAGCAGCACGTCCTCGACACCCTGCGCCGCGTGTTCGAGCTGCACGGGTTCGGGGGGATCGAGACGCGCGCGGTCGAGCCGCTCGACCAGCTCCTGCGCAAGGGCGAGACGTCCAAGGAGGTCTACGTCCTGCGGCGCCTGCAGGAGGAGGCCGGCGACGCCGACGACACCCGCCGGGACAAGGGCGACAAGCAGCTCGGCCTGCACTTCGACCTCACGGTCCCCTTCGCGCGCTACGTGCTGGAGAACGCCGGGCACCTCGCCTTCCCGTTCAAGCGCTACCAGATCCAGAAGGTGTGGCGCGGCGAGCGCCCCCAGGACGGACGCTTCCGCGAGTTCACCCAGGCCGACATCGACGTCGTCGGCGCGGGCGAGCTGCCGTACCACTACGAGGTCGAGCTGCCGCTCGTCATGGCGGAGGCGCTCGGCGCGCTGCGCGACATCGGCGTGCCCGAGGTCCGCGTCCTGGTCAACAACCGCCGGGTCGCCGAGGGCTTCTACCGCGGTCTCGGGATCGACGCCGTGGACGAGGTCCTGCGCCAGATCGACAAGCTCGACAAGATCGGGCCGGAGAAGGTCGCGGGGCTCCTCGTCGCCGAGGCGGGCACCACCCCGGAGCAGGCCGAGGCGTGCCTCGCGCTCGCGGCGATCAGCGGGAGCGACACGGGCGTCGTCGACCGCGTGCGGGCGCTCGCGGCCGAGCACGGCGTGGTGAGCGATCTGCTCGAGACGGGTCTCGGCGAGCTCGGCGCGCTGGTCGAGGCGGCGAGCGTGCGCGCCCCGGGCGTCGTCGTCGCCGACCTCAAGATCGCGCGCGGGCTCGACTACTACACGGGCTCGGTCTACGAGACCGTGCTCGTCGGGCACGAGCAGCTCGGGTCCATCTGCTCGGGCGGCCGGTACGACACGCTCGCGTCCGACGGCGCGAACACCTACCCCGGGGTCGGCCTGTCGATCGGCGTGTCCCGCCTCGTGTCGCGCCTGCTCTCGGCGGGCCTGGTCCGGGCGACGCGCTCCGTGCCGAGCGCCGTCGTCGTCGCGGTGACGAGCGAGGAGACGCGCGGCGCGTCCGACGCCATCGCGACCGCGCTGCGGTCGCGGGGCGTCCCGGTCGAGGTCGCGCCCGCCGCCGCCAAGTTCGGCAAGCAGATCCGCTACGCCGACCGGCGCGGGATCCCGTTCGTCTGGTTCCCGGGGCGCGCCGAGGAGGACGGGACGCGCTCGCCCGACCAGGTCAAGGACATCCGCTCGGGCGAGCAGGTGGACGCCGACGCCGCGACGTGGGCGCCGCCCGCCGAGGACCTGCACCCGCGGGTGGTGCCGGCGGGCGGCTGA
- a CDS encoding MBL fold metallo-hydrolase, whose protein sequence is MDRPRGNPPTPPSDAPSDEPGAEPRDVPAVTVRVVVAPVFGTNCTVLSAPGGDCVVVDAGAGVVDAVVALVESAGLVPRAVLATHGHVDHTWDAAALADRFDVPVVLHAADAYRLADPFGSLEHGSPTGDRGARSLVSGPLGAALAAAGARPEDYREPTRVETFDVAAGEERVLRWGDLVLRAVGAPGHTEGSTLYLVGEPGTGIVLSGDVLFAGSVGRTDLPGGDGATMARTLRDVVGRLDPAWDVLPGHGPATAVARELATNPFLAA, encoded by the coding sequence GTGGACCGACCCCGTGGCAACCCGCCCACGCCCCCGTCCGACGCCCCCTCCGACGAGCCCGGTGCCGAGCCCCGCGACGTGCCCGCCGTGACGGTGCGCGTCGTCGTGGCGCCCGTCTTCGGGACGAACTGCACGGTGCTGAGCGCCCCGGGCGGCGACTGCGTCGTGGTCGACGCCGGCGCGGGGGTGGTGGACGCGGTCGTCGCCCTGGTCGAGTCCGCGGGGCTCGTCCCGCGCGCCGTGCTCGCGACGCACGGGCACGTGGACCACACGTGGGACGCCGCGGCGCTCGCGGACCGGTTCGACGTGCCCGTCGTCCTGCACGCGGCCGACGCCTACCGGCTCGCCGACCCGTTCGGCAGCCTCGAGCACGGCTCGCCCACCGGCGACCGGGGCGCGCGCTCGCTCGTCTCCGGTCCGCTCGGCGCGGCCCTCGCCGCGGCCGGGGCCCGGCCGGAGGACTACCGCGAGCCGACCCGCGTGGAGACGTTCGACGTCGCGGCGGGTGAGGAGCGGGTGCTGCGCTGGGGCGACCTCGTGCTGCGCGCCGTCGGGGCCCCCGGGCACACCGAAGGGTCGACCCTCTACCTCGTGGGCGAGCCCGGGACGGGGATCGTGCTCAGCGGCGACGTGCTCTTCGCGGGCTCGGTCGGCCGCACGGACCTGCCCGGCGGGGACGGCGCGACGATGGCCCGCACGCTGCGCGACGTCGTCGGGCGCCTCGACCCCGCGTGGGACGTGCTGCCGGGCCACGGGCCCGCGACCGCGGTCGCGCGCGAGCTCGCGACCAACCCGTTCCTCGCGGCCTGA
- a CDS encoding peptidylprolyl isomerase — translation MSTKSREREQARRREEKWDRHVAQLRAKRQRTWSIVGVVAALVVIGVAVWWALSATQAPGTDAGGDGDATAPSASGEHTLPPASAAEGRDWTSTLTTSAGDITLTLDGADAPQAVASFVSLAESGYFDGTTCHRLTTSGIYVLQCGDPTGTGTGGPGYSFGPIENPPSDDVYPAGTVAMARQGGNAESMGSQFFLVYEDSTIPSDAAGGYTVFGTITSGLDVVQAVADAGTQDGSGDGSPATPVTIEGVETQ, via the coding sequence GTGTCGACGAAGAGTCGCGAGCGCGAGCAGGCGCGCCGTCGTGAGGAGAAGTGGGACCGCCACGTGGCCCAGCTCCGCGCGAAGCGCCAGCGGACCTGGTCGATCGTCGGCGTCGTCGCGGCGCTCGTCGTGATCGGCGTCGCCGTGTGGTGGGCGCTGTCCGCCACCCAGGCACCCGGCACCGACGCCGGCGGCGACGGCGACGCGACCGCTCCGTCGGCGTCCGGCGAGCACACCCTGCCCCCGGCCTCCGCCGCCGAGGGGCGCGACTGGACGTCGACGCTCACCACGAGCGCGGGCGACATCACCCTCACCCTCGACGGAGCGGACGCGCCGCAGGCCGTCGCGAGCTTCGTGTCCCTCGCCGAGTCCGGGTACTTCGACGGCACGACGTGCCACCGCCTCACCACGTCCGGCATCTACGTGCTCCAGTGCGGCGACCCGACCGGCACCGGAACCGGCGGCCCGGGCTACTCGTTCGGCCCCATCGAGAACCCTCCGTCCGACGACGTGTACCCCGCGGGGACCGTCGCCATGGCGCGCCAGGGCGGCAACGCCGAGTCGATGGGCTCCCAGTTCTTCCTCGTCTACGAGGACTCGACCATCCCGTCCGACGCGGCGGGTGGTTACACGGTGTTCGGCACCATCACGTCCGGCCTGGACGTCGTCCAGGCAGTCGCTGACGCGGGGACGCAGGACGGATCCGGCGACGGGTCCCCCGCCACCCCGGTCACCATCGAAGGAGTTGAGACCCAGTGA